A stretch of Lactuca sativa cultivar Salinas chromosome 6, Lsat_Salinas_v11, whole genome shotgun sequence DNA encodes these proteins:
- the LOC122194398 gene encoding TSL-kinase interacting protein 1: MESQIPFEKEASTSTQHHDDVFIKDVITSETNHVASSQPVKKATRQWAAWTRQEEESFFTALRQVGKNFEKITSRVQSKNKDQVRHYYYRLVRRMNKLLGPELSLDAKNSKDTNAAMLRWWSLLEKHSCKASKLHLKPRRFKMFLETLEHQLLKDRKKNIRKRSTATQGGNGSHPVKPPRQRRRSGTAPTTTTTTTTDAYKKWEKAAIAGVSLVADAAEHLERTALDKLADTVQDLQGGDKGSDPIPKTKSIIPPVPIFHQNILSSMKLKLQLFPVDETTRRALEMDNHNPHLELTLSTRKKISSVLEHMTRKWGSSTVAASGELKLVPYDVQTSNLSNSQKWNQDSLLTAGDVYALIGSPPVFRLRYGWFGKGEESNNGIGIGGSVGMGLSTLDWVDSLTNVSVGDLLSEVSHNAVGPTPCHQQISYSCDSFDAAIAAHINKNHDAKNNGFHSTTIQSSIYDAEETCDAFSFPKNNTDKPQMIPSPSLNQKSPEPEEPKECEFDENHIPPPKDLTSLTDMYWPESLGALDLDVASCRYHDTGDVILSDSLGLGGLNCSLDAFQSCSFFGLEKKDTTTLTTLGPPASSSQGEV, from the exons ATGGAGTCACAAATTCCCTTTGAGAAAGAGGCTTCCACTTCCACACAACACCATGATGATGTATTCATTAAAGACGTAATCACATCTGAAACAAACCATGTTGCTTCTAGTCAGCCAG tgAAAAAAGCAACACGACAATGGGCAGCTTGGACACGTCAGGAAGAGGAAAGCTTCTTTACTGCACTACGCCAAGTTGGCAAG AATTTTGAGAAGATAACTTCTCGTGTCCAAAGTAAAAACAAGGATCAAGTTAGACATTATTACTATCGTCTTGTAAGACGTATGAACAAGTTGCTTGGACCCGAACTTTCTCTTGATGCCAAAAACTCTAAGGATACTAATGCTGCCATGCTTCGATG GTGGTCGTTACTTGAAAAACATAGCTGTAAAGCCTCAAAACTTCACTTAAAGCCTCGAAGATTTAAGATGTTCTTGGAGACATTG GAGCACCAACTATTGAAAGACAGAAAGAAGAATATAAGAAAACGATCTACAGCAACACAAGGAGGAAACGGTTCACATCCTGTTAAACCACCAAGACAACGCCGTAGATCAG GTACTgcccccaccaccaccaccaccaccaccacagatGCGTATAAGAAATGGGAGAAGGCTGCAATAGCTGGTGTTTCTTTAGTTGCTGATGCTGCTGAACATTTGGAAAGGACAGCCTTGGATAAATTAGCTGATACTGTACAGGATTTACAGGGTG GAGACAAAGGTTCGGATCCTATTCCCAAAACCAAAAGTATCATCCCCCCTGTGCCAATTTTTCATCAAAACATCTTGTCTTCAATGAAACTTAAACTTCAACTCTTCCCTGTTGATGAAACTACACGGAGAGCCTTGGAAATG gACAATCACAACCCGCATTTGGAGCTGACTTTAAGTACACGAAAGAAAATATCATCGGTTTTGGAACATATGACACGTAAATGGGGTAGCTCTACTGTAGCAGCATCTGGAGAATTAAAACTGGTGCCTTATGATGTTCAAACATCAAATCTTTCCAATTCTCAGAAATGGAATCAGGATTCCCTTTTAACTGCTGGAGATGTATACGCCCTAATCGGAAGCCCTCCGGTTTTCCGTTTAAG gTATGGTTGGTTTGGTAAGGGTGAAGAAAGTAACAATGGTATTGGTATTGGTGGAAGTGTGGGAATGGGATTGTCTACATTGGACTGGGTTGATAGTCTTACTAACGTAAGTGTAGGTGATCTGCTCTCTGAGGTATCTCATAATGCAGTAGGTCCCACTCCATGTCATCAGCAGATTTCATACAGCTGTGATTCTTTTGATGCTGCAATTGCTGCCCACATTAACAAAAATCATGATGCCAAAAATAATGGATTCCATTCCACCACCATTCAATCTTCAATTTATGATGCCGAGGAAACATGTGATGCCTTTTCCTTCCCTAAGAATAATACTGACAAACCACAGATGATTCCATCACCCTCTCTCAATCAG AAATCACCTGAACCAGAGGAGCCGAAAGAATGTGAGTTTGATGAAAATCATATTCCTCCCCCAAAGGATCTCACCTCACTTACTGATATGTATTGG CCGGAGTCTTTAGGAGCATTAGATTTGGATGTAGCATCGTGTAGATATCATGACACTGGTGATGTTATTTTAAGTGATAGTCTTGGACTTGGAGGATTGAATTGCAGCCTTGATGCTTTTCAAAGCTGTTCTTTTTTTGGGCTCGAGAAGAAAGACACCACCACATTAACAACTCTAGGACCTCCTGCTTCTTCCTCACAAGGGGAGGTTTGA